One segment of Paraburkholderia caribensis DNA contains the following:
- a CDS encoding DUF748 domain-containing protein, whose product MASPTKASLASSFQTVREVAQGRRARRIVLVIFVVLVLFGLLGFFAAPPLIRHIAEQQLSEQLDRPASIGRIALNPYTLNFEADRVHIGDRGGKGDFVDIERLVVRTSWSSIFRLAPIVDEVHLDSPRFTIVRYDAQRFNFSDLIEKFSKQPSKPDSKPAQFSISNIRIENGKITFDDRLLGVTHIVDEWRLGIPFIATLPSKTDIFVEPLLRARIDGSPLAIDGRTKPFAASRESEVSLRFDGLDVPKLLSYSPAKLPVTVQAGKLSSDLKVSFVMTGDAPTLRITGTTDLADIDVLDEHKAPFFAARSLHVAAQTLEPLKNVYRFDDIRLDAPTVHLARDKSGVLSVQRTFAPAPSAPAAAASAPATVASAPAPASGAAAEAAKAAPPLDLQIKQFELSNGTVEVQDAAASRPVSAGLNNLAVGLADFSTLGKTPARYTLKTNVKNQPQSAIAVSGNLSLAAKTADAKIDLKSAQLPVLQPYLDTVTAAKVLDGTLSVQSSLTANWTKEPVDLQIGESQVDLQSLKLATGNAKQPVISIADGKAGIKRVDLAARKAELGTVDVTGLSVDAQRLKDGTIDLAALAGPPQQQASERTVIHAAKKATQEGPAWHYSIGELNLKDGAATFADNTTARPVKLAVKPLQLKVQKISDDLSRALPVELQATVNGKGTLGVKGDVTATPLKLAMKIDANRLDAAAFEPYFGSQLNATIASALLNASGDVTLAQGDKAKGLRATYRGDAALVDVRMLDKATSDPFAGWRSLALTGIKANYDEHGTDVDAAKVTFANFYGRVLLDAQGKLNLKDVVAHETGAPQSLTRDQSAKGKEPIPLGMSAASEAQAAVPASAASGANTSVTAATPPQSPVRLHFGQLVLQNGRVTYTDNFIKPNYTANLIAIQGTVGAFGTESRQSAPVDVSAKLAANGPITIRGSVNPLIAKPALDLTATAHGIELTNLTPYSAKYAGYPITKGKLNVDLHYQLANDQLTANNHIFIDQLTFGDHVDNDTATKLPVKLAISLLKNSRGEIDVDIPVSGSLANPEFSVGGLIWRAVLNLLQKAVTAPFSLLAHAFGGSGEELGYVEFDAGSATLSDTSQKKLDMIVKALTDKPSIRLDIIGRVDPAVDQPALRTAYVDRLVRQQKLKDMVGNGESVDPMTIKVDDKEYDKYLTKAYKDSDFKKPRNIVGLTKTLPDDEMKAALAEHAPVTDASLRDLAQRRAQAVQQYFEGKIDNSRVFIVAPKLDASGIDDKGATTRVDFGLK is encoded by the coding sequence ATGGCAAGCCCGACCAAAGCATCACTCGCCTCATCCTTTCAGACCGTCCGCGAAGTCGCACAAGGCCGGCGAGCAAGACGCATCGTTCTCGTCATATTCGTCGTGCTGGTCCTGTTCGGACTGCTCGGCTTTTTCGCCGCGCCGCCGCTGATCCGGCATATCGCCGAACAGCAGTTGAGCGAGCAACTGGACCGGCCGGCCAGCATCGGCCGCATCGCGCTCAACCCCTACACACTCAATTTCGAAGCTGACCGCGTGCATATCGGCGACCGGGGCGGCAAGGGCGATTTCGTCGATATCGAACGGCTGGTCGTAAGGACTTCCTGGAGTTCGATTTTCCGGCTCGCGCCCATTGTCGATGAAGTACATCTGGATTCGCCGCGCTTCACAATCGTTCGCTACGATGCGCAGCGCTTCAACTTCAGCGACCTGATCGAGAAGTTCTCGAAGCAGCCGTCCAAACCCGACAGCAAGCCGGCGCAGTTCTCGATCTCCAATATCCGCATCGAAAACGGCAAGATCACGTTCGACGACCGGCTGCTCGGCGTCACGCATATCGTCGATGAATGGCGCCTCGGCATTCCGTTCATCGCCACGCTGCCGTCGAAAACCGACATCTTCGTCGAGCCGCTGCTGCGCGCGCGTATCGACGGCAGTCCGCTCGCCATCGACGGGCGCACCAAGCCGTTCGCGGCGTCGCGCGAATCGGAAGTGTCGCTGCGCTTCGACGGGCTCGACGTGCCGAAGCTGCTGTCGTACTCGCCCGCGAAGCTGCCCGTCACGGTGCAGGCGGGCAAGCTGTCGAGCGACCTGAAAGTAAGCTTCGTGATGACGGGCGACGCACCCACGCTGCGCATCACGGGCACCACGGATCTCGCCGACATCGACGTGCTCGACGAGCACAAGGCGCCGTTCTTCGCCGCGCGCTCACTGCATGTGGCCGCCCAGACGCTGGAGCCGCTGAAGAACGTCTATCGTTTCGACGACATTCGCCTCGACGCGCCGACCGTGCATCTGGCGCGCGACAAGAGCGGCGTGCTGAGCGTGCAGCGTACGTTCGCTCCCGCGCCCAGCGCACCCGCTGCGGCGGCCAGCGCGCCCGCTACCGTGGCCAGCGCGCCCGCGCCCGCGTCCGGCGCCGCGGCTGAAGCAGCCAAGGCCGCGCCGCCGCTCGATCTGCAGATCAAGCAATTCGAGCTGTCGAACGGCACCGTCGAAGTCCAGGACGCCGCGGCGTCGCGGCCCGTATCGGCAGGGCTGAACAATCTCGCGGTCGGGCTGGCGGATTTCTCGACGCTCGGCAAGACCCCCGCGCGCTACACGCTCAAGACCAACGTCAAGAACCAGCCGCAAAGCGCGATTGCCGTGTCGGGCAACCTGTCGCTCGCCGCGAAGACGGCCGACGCGAAGATCGACCTGAAGTCGGCGCAGCTGCCCGTATTGCAGCCTTATCTCGACACCGTGACGGCGGCCAAGGTGCTAGACGGCACGCTGAGCGTGCAGTCCAGCCTGACGGCCAACTGGACGAAGGAGCCCGTCGACCTGCAGATCGGCGAAAGCCAGGTCGATCTGCAATCGCTAAAGCTGGCGACCGGGAACGCGAAGCAGCCGGTCATATCGATCGCGGACGGCAAGGCGGGCATCAAGCGCGTCGACCTCGCCGCGCGCAAGGCGGAACTCGGCACGGTCGACGTGACGGGCCTGTCCGTCGACGCGCAGCGCCTGAAGGACGGCACGATCGATCTGGCCGCGCTCGCTGGCCCGCCGCAGCAGCAGGCGAGCGAGCGCACCGTGATCCATGCGGCGAAGAAGGCGACGCAAGAAGGGCCGGCGTGGCATTACAGCATCGGCGAACTGAACCTGAAGGACGGCGCGGCGACCTTCGCCGACAACACGACCGCGCGCCCCGTCAAACTCGCCGTGAAGCCCCTGCAACTTAAAGTGCAGAAGATCAGCGACGACCTGAGCCGCGCGCTGCCCGTCGAACTGCAGGCCACCGTCAACGGCAAGGGCACGCTCGGCGTGAAGGGCGACGTGACGGCGACGCCGCTCAAGCTCGCGATGAAGATCGACGCTAACCGGCTGGACGCGGCGGCGTTCGAGCCGTACTTCGGCAGCCAGCTGAACGCGACCATTGCGAGCGCGCTGCTGAACGCGAGCGGCGATGTAACGCTCGCGCAGGGCGACAAGGCGAAGGGCCTGCGCGCGACGTATCGCGGCGACGCGGCGCTCGTCGACGTCCGCATGCTCGACAAGGCGACCTCGGACCCGTTTGCCGGCTGGCGCTCGCTGGCGCTGACGGGCATCAAGGCGAATTACGACGAGCACGGCACGGACGTCGATGCCGCCAAGGTCACGTTCGCGAACTTCTATGGGCGCGTGCTGCTCGACGCACAAGGCAAGCTGAACCTGAAGGACGTGGTCGCGCACGAAACGGGCGCGCCGCAGTCGCTCACGCGCGACCAGAGCGCCAAGGGCAAGGAGCCGATCCCGCTCGGCATGTCCGCCGCTTCCGAAGCGCAGGCGGCCGTGCCGGCTTCCGCCGCGTCCGGCGCGAACACGTCGGTGACGGCGGCCACGCCGCCGCAAAGCCCGGTGCGTCTGCATTTCGGCCAGCTCGTGCTGCAGAACGGCCGCGTCACCTACACCGACAACTTCATCAAGCCGAACTACACGGCCAACCTGATCGCGATCCAGGGCACGGTCGGCGCATTCGGCACGGAGTCCAGGCAGTCGGCGCCCGTCGACGTGTCCGCCAAGCTCGCCGCCAACGGCCCGATCACGATCCGTGGCTCGGTGAATCCGCTGATCGCCAAGCCCGCGCTCGATCTGACGGCCACGGCGCACGGCATCGAGCTGACCAACCTGACGCCGTACTCGGCGAAGTACGCGGGCTATCCGATCACGAAGGGCAAACTGAATGTCGATCTGCACTATCAGCTGGCGAACGACCAGTTGACGGCGAACAACCACATCTTCATCGACCAGCTGACGTTCGGCGATCACGTCGACAACGACACCGCGACGAAGCTGCCCGTGAAGCTCGCCATTTCGCTGCTGAAGAACTCGCGCGGCGAAATCGACGTGGACATTCCCGTGTCGGGCTCGCTGGCGAATCCGGAATTCAGCGTGGGCGGGCTGATCTGGCGCGCCGTGCTGAATCTGCTGCAGAAGGCGGTCACGGCACCGTTCTCGCTGCTCGCGCATGCGTTCGGCGGCAGCGGCGAGGAACTCGGCTACGTCGAGTTCGATGCGGGTTCCGCGACGCTGTCCGACACGTCGCAGAAGAAGCTCGACATGATCGTGAAGGCGCTGACCGACAAGCCGTCGATCCGCCTCGACATCATCGGCCGCGTCGATCCCGCCGTCGATCAGCCGGCGCTGCGCACCGCCTATGTCGACCGGCTCGTGCGTCAGCAGAAGCTCAAGGACATGGTGGGCAACGGCGAAAGCGTCGACCCGATGACGATCAAGGTCGACGACAAGGAATACGACAAGTATCTGACTAAGGCCTACAAGGATTCGGACTTCAAGAAGCCGCGCAACATCGTCGGCCTGACGAAGACACTGCCCGACGACGAGATGAAGGCCGCGCTCGCCGAGCATGCGCCCGTCACGGACGCCAGCTTGCGCGATCTCGCGCAGCGCCGCGCGCAGGCGGTGCAGCAGTACTTCGAAGGCAAGATCGACAACAGCCGCGTTTTCATCGTGGCGCCGAAGCTCGATGCTTCGGGTATCGACGACAAGGGCGCGACGACGCGGGTGGATTTCGGCCTGAAATAA
- a CDS encoding DUF1254 domain-containing protein, with protein sequence MIKNRRETFSFQLACTALAGIAFLTGCASTPIVTPKPTGWIKDEVADSYVFAYPLVLMGAARDAAVGTGPGQAPVNTLRHASALPPVGAHNPPTPGIDTLDSTAWLDVGDEPVIVSLPTSAGRYMDARALDMWTNVLWSAEQQGASRVSGIKAQTVAFAKPDWKGDLPKGVKRIDAPTRNVWLDVRIQSNGARDLTAVRKLQRGIRVVPLSVYTGDASAASVAPRTMPPDASVSGTPAEQVAALDAKGYFDRVARLLPDNPPSPADPHALKFLADLGVKPDEAVELPRSASDAIAGGLADGRARVATPPTNMLTANGWSWFGDGVGNYGPDYALRAYASYAQPGIGTKDDEVRGNVALDSDGHALNGANRYVVHFEPNQVPPVRGFWSITAYTKDGALGDSSPARASVGDKAGVRRNRDGSIDVTVSSAKPRKASNWLPAPRGDFQLVLRLYAPKPEASDGTWQPPAVVRQ encoded by the coding sequence ATGATAAAAAATCGCCGAGAAACGTTTTCGTTTCAACTCGCCTGCACGGCGCTCGCGGGCATCGCTTTTCTCACCGGTTGCGCGTCCACTCCCATCGTGACGCCCAAACCCACGGGCTGGATCAAGGACGAGGTCGCCGACTCCTATGTGTTTGCCTATCCGCTCGTGCTGATGGGCGCGGCGCGCGACGCCGCCGTCGGCACGGGTCCCGGTCAGGCACCCGTCAATACGCTGCGTCACGCGTCCGCGCTGCCGCCCGTCGGCGCGCATAATCCGCCCACGCCCGGCATCGATACCCTCGATTCGACCGCGTGGCTCGACGTCGGCGACGAACCCGTAATCGTGTCGCTGCCAACGTCGGCGGGCCGCTATATGGATGCGCGTGCGCTCGATATGTGGACCAACGTGCTGTGGTCGGCAGAACAGCAGGGCGCTTCACGCGTGTCGGGCATCAAGGCGCAGACCGTGGCCTTCGCAAAGCCCGACTGGAAGGGCGATCTGCCCAAGGGCGTGAAGCGTATCGACGCGCCGACGCGCAATGTCTGGCTCGACGTGCGCATCCAGTCGAACGGCGCGCGCGACCTGACGGCCGTGCGCAAGTTGCAGCGCGGCATTCGCGTGGTGCCGCTGTCCGTCTATACGGGCGATGCCTCGGCGGCGTCCGTCGCGCCGCGCACCATGCCCCCCGACGCAAGCGTCTCCGGCACGCCCGCCGAGCAGGTCGCCGCGCTCGACGCGAAAGGCTATTTCGACCGCGTCGCGCGGCTGCTGCCCGACAACCCGCCGTCTCCCGCCGACCCGCACGCGCTGAAGTTTCTCGCCGACCTCGGCGTGAAGCCCGACGAAGCCGTCGAACTGCCCCGGTCGGCCAGCGACGCGATCGCCGGTGGTCTCGCAGACGGCCGCGCGCGCGTCGCGACGCCGCCCACCAACATGCTGACGGCCAACGGCTGGAGCTGGTTCGGCGACGGCGTCGGCAACTACGGTCCCGACTACGCGCTGCGCGCGTATGCGTCGTACGCGCAGCCGGGCATCGGCACGAAGGACGACGAAGTGCGCGGTAACGTCGCGCTCGACAGCGACGGCCACGCGTTGAACGGCGCCAACCGCTACGTGGTGCACTTCGAGCCGAATCAGGTGCCGCCCGTGCGCGGCTTCTGGTCGATCACCGCGTACACGAAGGACGGCGCGCTCGGCGACAGCTCGCCGGCACGCGCATCCGTCGGCGACAAGGCGGGCGTGCGGCGCAACCGCGACGGCTCGATCGACGTGACGGTGTCGTCGGCGAAACCGCGCAAGGCGTCCAACTGGCTGCCCGCGCCGCGCGGCGATTTCCAGCTCGTGCTGCGCCTCTACGCGCCAAAGCCCGAAGCCAGCGACGGCACCTGGCAGCCGCCCGCCGTCGTGCGTCAATAA
- a CDS encoding heavy metal translocating P-type ATPase translates to MTELAPPRTGDTSRPSASSELDIQGMTCASCALRVEKALAKVPGVARASVNLATEKATVDADASVTTDTLVNAVRKAGYDAQPLNGAPPPDSNAQSTAELAIGGMTCAACSGRVEKALARIPGVTSASVNLATEKATVTTNGAVGVDQLIAAVTKAGYHATPLSTDDATPAATEDKDAAARAAVRRELGAVVICALLTLPLILPMLAEPLGLHAMLSATPQLALATIVQFVFGARFYRAAWKAVRAGAGNMDLLVALGTSAAYGVSVYQMALHPGDTMHLYFEASAVVITLVRFGKWLEARARRQTTDAIRALNALRPDRARIVVGKEEHEVPLAQVRTGMLVAVRPGERVPVDGTVLQGRTHIDESLITGESLPVPKQQDDRVTAGSINGEGAIIVKTTAIGAETTLARIIRLVETAQAEKAPIQRLVDRVSEIFVPVILAVALVTLAGWLIAGHSAETAILNAVAVLVIACPCALGLATPTAIMAGTGVAARHGVLIKDAQALEIAHQVRVVAFDKTGTLTVGQPSVTAFQAADGVDRQHALALAAAVQRHSEHPLAKAVLKAFEAEGNGATPPAAGDARAVAGRGVEADIDGETFAIGSSRWLGELGVVPSPALARRAQQLEAQGNTVSWLIGRGKTGAQMSVEAGTPAGRQAQALALIAFGDTLKPGARAAIERLSRMGVTSALVTGDNEGSANSVAAALGIDEVHAQVLPSDKARVVHDLKIRTSSVVAMAGDGINDAPALAAADIGIAMATGTDVAMHAAGITLMRGDPALVADAIDISRRTWRKIQQNLFWAFVYNLIGIPLAAFGLLNPMIAGAAMAFSSVSVVTNALLLRTWRSSH, encoded by the coding sequence ATGACCGAACTCGCACCACCCCGCACCGGCGACACATCCCGCCCGTCGGCATCGTCGGAACTCGACATTCAGGGCATGACATGCGCGTCCTGCGCGCTGCGCGTCGAGAAAGCGCTCGCAAAAGTACCGGGCGTCGCGCGCGCAAGCGTGAATCTTGCCACCGAAAAAGCAACCGTCGATGCCGACGCATCCGTCACCACCGATACCCTCGTCAACGCCGTCCGCAAGGCAGGCTACGACGCACAGCCGCTGAACGGCGCGCCGCCACCCGACAGCAACGCCCAGTCGACAGCCGAACTCGCCATCGGCGGCATGACCTGCGCGGCCTGCTCCGGACGCGTCGAAAAAGCGCTCGCGCGGATTCCCGGAGTGACCTCCGCGTCCGTCAATCTCGCCACCGAAAAAGCAACCGTCACCACCAACGGCGCAGTCGGCGTCGATCAGTTGATCGCGGCCGTCACGAAGGCCGGCTATCACGCGACGCCCCTCTCCACCGACGACGCAACCCCCGCCGCCACCGAAGACAAGGACGCCGCCGCCCGCGCCGCCGTGCGCCGCGAACTCGGCGCGGTCGTGATCTGCGCGCTGCTGACGCTGCCGCTCATCCTGCCGATGCTCGCGGAACCGCTCGGCCTGCACGCGATGCTGTCCGCCACGCCGCAACTCGCGCTCGCCACCATCGTCCAGTTCGTGTTCGGCGCGCGCTTCTACCGCGCCGCATGGAAAGCCGTGCGCGCGGGCGCGGGCAATATGGATCTGCTGGTCGCGCTCGGTACGTCGGCGGCTTATGGCGTGAGCGTCTACCAGATGGCGCTGCATCCCGGCGACACCATGCATCTGTACTTCGAAGCGTCGGCTGTCGTGATTACGCTGGTGCGCTTCGGCAAGTGGCTCGAAGCGCGCGCCAGGCGCCAGACCACCGACGCGATCCGTGCGCTCAATGCGCTGCGTCCCGACCGCGCGCGCATCGTGGTCGGCAAGGAAGAGCACGAGGTGCCGCTCGCGCAAGTGCGCACCGGCATGCTCGTCGCGGTGCGGCCGGGCGAGCGCGTGCCCGTCGACGGCACGGTGCTGCAAGGCCGCACGCATATCGACGAATCGCTGATCACGGGCGAAAGCCTGCCCGTGCCGAAGCAGCAGGACGACCGCGTGACGGCGGGGTCGATCAACGGCGAAGGCGCGATCATCGTGAAGACGACGGCCATCGGCGCCGAGACCACGCTCGCCCGCATCATCCGGCTAGTCGAAACGGCGCAGGCGGAGAAAGCCCCGATCCAGCGGCTGGTCGACCGCGTCAGCGAAATTTTCGTTCCCGTCATTCTGGCTGTCGCGCTCGTCACGCTGGCCGGCTGGCTGATCGCCGGACACAGCGCCGAAACGGCGATTCTCAACGCGGTCGCCGTGCTGGTGATCGCCTGCCCGTGCGCGCTCGGCCTCGCGACGCCGACCGCGATCATGGCGGGCACAGGTGTGGCCGCGCGTCACGGCGTGCTGATCAAGGACGCGCAGGCGCTCGAAATCGCGCATCAGGTCCGCGTCGTGGCGTTCGACAAGACGGGCACCCTGACAGTCGGCCAGCCATCCGTAACGGCGTTCCAGGCGGCGGATGGCGTGGACCGCCAACACGCGCTGGCGCTCGCGGCGGCCGTGCAGCGGCATAGCGAGCATCCGCTCGCGAAAGCCGTCCTGAAAGCCTTCGAAGCGGAGGGCAACGGCGCCACGCCGCCCGCCGCCGGCGACGCGCGCGCGGTCGCGGGGCGCGGCGTGGAAGCGGATATCGACGGCGAGACGTTCGCCATCGGCAGCAGCCGCTGGCTGGGCGAACTGGGCGTCGTGCCGTCGCCCGCCCTCGCCCGCCGCGCGCAGCAACTCGAAGCGCAAGGCAACACGGTGTCGTGGCTGATCGGGCGCGGCAAGACGGGCGCGCAAATGAGCGTGGAAGCGGGCACGCCAGCGGGTCGACAGGCCCAGGCGCTCGCGCTGATCGCCTTCGGCGACACACTCAAGCCGGGCGCGCGCGCCGCGATCGAACGGCTGTCGCGCATGGGCGTGACGAGCGCGCTGGTGACGGGCGACAACGAAGGCAGCGCGAACAGCGTCGCCGCCGCGCTGGGCATCGACGAAGTGCACGCGCAGGTCCTGCCGTCCGACAAGGCGCGCGTCGTGCACGACCTGAAGATCCGCACGTCAAGCGTGGTCGCGATGGCGGGCGACGGCATCAACGACGCCCCCGCCCTCGCCGCCGCCGACATCGGCATCGCGATGGCGACGGGCACCGACGTCGCGATGCACGCGGCCGGCATCACGCTGATGCGGGGCGACCCGGCGCTGGTCGCCGATGCAATCGACATCTCGCGCCGCACGTGGCGCAAGATCCAGCAGAACCTGTTCTGGGCGTTCGTGTACAACCTGATCGGCATTCCGCTCGCCGCGTTCGGGCTGCTGAACCCGATGATCGCGGGTGCGGCAATGGCGTTCTCGAGCGTGAGTGTCGTGACGAACGCGTTGCTACTACGAACCTGGCGTTCTTCGCATTGA
- a CDS encoding methyl-accepting chemotaxis protein — protein sequence MDILSLRRASVGARLAMLSCALVAVIFAAFTFALTRTAGTLISDQVLSRITEKDRSIAAMISLFDKALTAEVGRSMTLFASFLPPGYALDETQKIDIAGTPTPVFKAGDKVLNNDFSIPDQFLAQSGAIATIFARTGDDFVRVTTSLKKQDGSRAIGTLLDRKGPAYGPVAGNKTFTGLATLFGKRYITQYRPITDASGKVIGALFVGVDVDAQIKSVEDGIRQLKIGDTGYYFVLNASNGAERGKLLVHPAAAGQAGDESAAPYKRMLDEKEGQIEYSSAEAALGETGARDKFVSFVTVPEWGWLVGGVAKRDEVMADVIATRNRFILIGFVLVGLFAVVFLIAVRRLVSRPLDEAAKASERFASGDLSVRVSASHERRADEIGRLMQAIDGIGEGLARIVTQVRSASADMTEGTAKIAAGSGEIASRIGTQAASLEETAASMQQITSTVQQNAGHAAQANTLVSGASEAALDGGRAVERVVSTMGEISQSSKKIADITTVIEGIAFQTNILALNAAVEAARAGEHGKGFAVVASEVRALAQRSAAAAKEIEGVIAESTATVSSGFRIAEEASTTMRSIVERVGQVQTIIGEISVASKEQSSGIEQVNTAVTQIGEVTQQNAALVSDAEQAAADLSAQADKLAEVVSVFKLGGQD from the coding sequence ATGGACATCCTTTCATTGCGCCGCGCCAGCGTGGGCGCCAGGCTCGCCATGCTCTCGTGCGCGCTGGTGGCCGTCATTTTTGCCGCCTTCACGTTCGCCTTGACCCGCACGGCGGGCACGCTGATCAGCGATCAGGTGCTGTCGCGCATCACCGAGAAAGACCGGTCGATTGCCGCGATGATCTCGCTGTTCGACAAGGCGCTCACAGCCGAAGTGGGCCGTTCGATGACGCTGTTCGCGAGTTTCCTGCCGCCCGGCTACGCGCTCGACGAGACGCAGAAGATCGACATTGCCGGCACGCCGACGCCCGTCTTCAAGGCGGGCGACAAAGTGCTGAACAACGACTTCTCGATTCCCGACCAGTTTCTTGCGCAAAGCGGCGCCATCGCGACGATCTTCGCGCGCACGGGCGACGACTTCGTGCGCGTGACGACCTCGCTGAAAAAGCAGGACGGCTCGCGCGCGATCGGCACGCTGCTCGACCGCAAGGGCCCCGCCTACGGCCCCGTCGCGGGCAACAAGACCTTCACGGGACTCGCGACGCTGTTCGGCAAGCGCTATATCACGCAGTACCGGCCGATCACCGATGCCAGCGGCAAGGTAATCGGCGCGCTGTTCGTCGGTGTCGACGTGGATGCGCAGATCAAGTCGGTCGAAGACGGCATCCGTCAGCTGAAGATCGGCGACACGGGCTATTACTTCGTGTTGAATGCGTCGAACGGCGCGGAGCGCGGCAAGCTGCTGGTGCATCCGGCCGCTGCCGGTCAGGCAGGCGACGAGAGCGCCGCGCCGTACAAGCGCATGCTCGACGAAAAGGAAGGGCAGATCGAATACTCGAGCGCGGAAGCGGCGCTGGGCGAGACGGGTGCGCGAGACAAGTTCGTGTCGTTCGTCACCGTGCCGGAATGGGGCTGGCTGGTAGGCGGCGTCGCGAAGCGCGACGAAGTGATGGCCGACGTGATCGCCACGCGCAACCGCTTCATCCTGATTGGTTTCGTGCTGGTCGGGTTGTTCGCCGTCGTGTTCCTGATCGCCGTGCGCCGGCTGGTGTCGCGCCCGCTCGACGAAGCGGCGAAGGCTTCGGAGCGCTTTGCATCGGGCGATCTGAGCGTGCGCGTTTCGGCGAGCCACGAACGGCGAGCCGATGAAATCGGCCGCCTGATGCAGGCCATCGACGGCATCGGCGAGGGGCTTGCGCGGATCGTCACACAGGTGCGCAGCGCGTCGGCGGATATGACGGAAGGCACCGCGAAGATCGCTGCGGGCAGCGGCGAGATCGCGTCGCGGATCGGCACGCAGGCCGCGAGCCTCGAAGAGACGGCGGCGAGCATGCAGCAGATCACGTCGACGGTACAGCAGAACGCCGGTCACGCGGCACAGGCGAACACGCTGGTATCGGGCGCATCGGAAGCAGCTCTCGACGGCGGCCGCGCGGTCGAGCGGGTCGTCTCGACGATGGGCGAGATCAGCCAGTCGTCGAAGAAGATCGCCGATATCACGACGGTCATCGAGGGCATCGCGTTCCAGACCAATATCCTCGCGTTGAACGCTGCCGTCGAAGCGGCGCGCGCGGGCGAGCACGGCAAGGGGTTCGCGGTGGTTGCATCGGAGGTGCGTGCGCTTGCGCAGCGCAGCGCGGCGGCGGCCAAGGAGATCGAAGGCGTGATTGCCGAATCGACGGCGACGGTGTCGAGTGGCTTCCGCATTGCCGAGGAAGCGAGCACGACGATGCGCTCGATCGTCGAGCGGGTTGGGCAGGTGCAGACGATTATTGGCGAAATCAGCGTTGCTTCGAAGGAGCAGTCGAGCGGGATCGAGCAGGTGAATACGGCCGTCACGCAGATTGGGGAAGTGACGCAGCAGAATGCCGCGCTCGTTAGTGATGCCGAGCAGGCAGCTGCTGATCTGAGCGCGCAGGCTGACAAGCTGGCAGAGGTTGTTTCTGTGTTTAAGTTGGGCGGGCAGGATTAG